A single window of Paenibacillus sp. FSL H8-0537 DNA harbors:
- the yidD gene encoding membrane protein insertion efficiency factor YidD: MEKRPVARRVFQAPIHFYRKAISPHLPPSCRFAPTCSAYALEAIEMHGVLRGSWLAARRISRCHPFHAGGYDPVPPVKGGKQGDGDRPT, from the coding sequence ATGGAAAAAAGACCTGTTGCCAGACGCGTATTTCAGGCGCCGATTCATTTTTACCGCAAAGCGATTTCACCGCATTTGCCGCCTTCCTGCCGCTTTGCTCCAACCTGCTCCGCCTACGCATTGGAGGCCATCGAGATGCATGGCGTGCTAAGAGGCTCATGGCTTGCAGCTCGGCGAATTAGCCGCTGTCACCCGTTTCACGCCGGCGGCTACGATCCGGTTCCCCCTGTAAAAGGCGGAAAGCAAGGCGACGGGGATCGGCCTACTTGA
- a CDS encoding arginase family protein, translating to MTNKTIRLLMPQWQGGDNPNYSFGAELLAWLAPGNDQPLIHVPVQAYDGTPLKHEDGMNGRQQLLEQLEAAQHIIKAHKPDRIIMFGGDCLVEQAPFAYLNERYGGELGLIWIDAHSDLVRYAGYDNGHTLPLGNLLGEGDADFAKHVKIPIKPENVFIAGLAAPTAQEIEVISEAFQRLGIAPAEPDSEVIQRLGIRTAGTEELASSTESIKKWIKESKIKHLAIHLDLDVLDPKAFRSLLFANPEAPYTYSPAGTMQMPQLLHLIKELSEETEVVGLGITEHMPWDAINLKKLLGEIPIFNM from the coding sequence ATGACTAATAAAACAATACGCCTGTTAATGCCCCAATGGCAAGGGGGCGATAACCCTAACTACTCTTTTGGAGCTGAATTGCTCGCTTGGTTAGCTCCAGGCAATGATCAACCCCTTATCCATGTGCCAGTGCAAGCTTATGACGGCACTCCACTTAAACACGAGGACGGTATGAATGGAAGACAACAGCTGCTTGAACAATTAGAGGCTGCTCAGCATATTATTAAGGCGCATAAGCCAGACCGCATCATCATGTTTGGTGGCGACTGCTTAGTCGAGCAAGCCCCATTTGCCTATTTAAACGAACGCTACGGTGGGGAATTAGGCTTAATTTGGATTGATGCTCACAGTGATTTAGTTAGATATGCGGGCTATGATAACGGACATACCTTACCGCTTGGAAATCTGCTGGGAGAAGGAGATGCGGATTTTGCAAAACATGTGAAAATCCCTATAAAGCCTGAAAATGTCTTTATTGCGGGACTTGCAGCTCCTACAGCACAAGAAATAGAAGTGATTTCAGAAGCATTTCAAAGACTAGGCATTGCTCCTGCAGAACCAGATTCCGAAGTCATTCAAAGATTAGGAATCAGAACGGCAGGAACTGAAGAGCTAGCAAGCAGCACGGAATCTATAAAAAAGTGGATTAAAGAAAGCAAAATTAAGCACCTAGCTATTCATCTTGATTTAGATGTGCTCGATCCAAAAGCATTTCGTTCCCTATTGTTCGCGAACCCTGAAGCGCCTTATACTTATTCTCCTGCGGGAACCATGCAAATGCCTCAATTACTTCATCTGATTAAAGAACTGTCAGAAGAAACAGAGGTTGTTGGATTAGGCATAACGGAACATATGCCATGGGATGCAATTAACTTGAAGAAGCTGCTCGGCGAAATACCTATCTTTAATATGTAA
- a CDS encoding Fur family transcriptional regulator: MSTHAHSHTNTIEDIVRIMSSQGLRITDQRKTLAKLFAESPGYLAPKDVYEYMGKSYSGLSFDTVYRNLRVMEELGVLEQVVFEEGVKFKLHCREHDHHHHMICLNCGKTYPIMCCPMEQTTAPADFRIVKHKFEVFGYCKDCDQEEAAAAQS, from the coding sequence ATGAGTACACATGCACATTCACATACGAATACGATTGAAGATATTGTGAGAATCATGTCGAGCCAAGGTCTGCGTATTACCGACCAGCGCAAGACGCTTGCTAAGCTATTTGCAGAATCGCCAGGCTATTTGGCTCCTAAGGACGTATATGAATACATGGGCAAGTCCTACTCCGGACTTAGCTTTGATACGGTATACCGCAACCTGCGCGTCATGGAGGAGCTGGGCGTACTGGAGCAGGTGGTGTTCGAGGAGGGTGTGAAGTTCAAGCTCCATTGCCGCGAGCATGATCATCACCATCATATGATTTGTCTGAACTGCGGCAAAACGTACCCGATTATGTGCTGCCCAATGGAACAGACAACCGCGCCTGCTGACTTCCGAATCGTCAAGCACAAGTTTGAAGTGTTCGGTTATTGTAAAGACTGTGACCAGGAAGAAGCAGCAGCGGCTCAAAGCTAA
- a CDS encoding helix-turn-helix domain-containing protein gives MSMAEYKGKVKNIQDTPFGYTVSVIGGKWKMVIIYLLAENQPIRFNDLKRQIGTITYKTLSSHLKELEADGLVNRKEYPQVPPKVECSLTDKAETLLPVLEQLCEWGEKNQNI, from the coding sequence ATGAGTATGGCTGAATATAAAGGTAAAGTTAAAAATATTCAAGATACGCCATTTGGTTACACAGTGTCTGTTATTGGTGGTAAATGGAAAATGGTTATTATTTATCTCCTGGCAGAAAATCAGCCGATTCGCTTTAATGATCTGAAAAGACAGATAGGAACGATTACTTATAAAACATTGAGTTCACATCTTAAAGAATTGGAAGCGGATGGTTTGGTGAATCGGAAAGAGTATCCTCAGGTTCCGCCTAAGGTCGAATGCAGTCTCACAGATAAAGCGGAAACGCTATTGCCTGTCTTAGAACAGTTATGTGAGTGGGGAGAAAAAAACCAAAATATATAA
- a CDS encoding response regulator transcription factor, producing the protein MNTIMIVEDEDAISRVLAAYIRKAGFNCNIYRNGLEAIKAFDAETPTLIILDVMLPGMNGWEILNHIRYKSACPVIMLTARGDVSDRILGLNEGADDYMTKPFEPEEVVARIHAVLRRPPRSLVSSEQVTFGSIRIDFKSHTVYLNGASLSITPRDLSLLMFLAEHPNQIFYREQLIDKVWGMDYEGSDRAVDLAIKRLRKLLLHWPPEEGEIRTLRGTGYMLYANTQ; encoded by the coding sequence ATGAATACGATTATGATTGTCGAAGACGAAGATGCCATCTCAAGGGTGCTCGCTGCTTATATACGCAAGGCGGGATTCAATTGCAATATATATCGAAATGGCTTGGAGGCCATTAAAGCTTTTGATGCGGAAACGCCCACGCTCATTATTCTCGATGTCATGCTGCCAGGAATGAATGGCTGGGAGATTTTGAACCATATCCGCTACAAAAGCGCTTGTCCCGTCATAATGCTGACGGCCAGAGGCGATGTAAGTGACCGGATTCTTGGGCTTAACGAAGGAGCCGATGATTATATGACAAAGCCTTTTGAACCAGAAGAGGTTGTTGCCCGCATCCATGCGGTGCTCAGACGGCCGCCCCGCTCACTCGTCAGCTCGGAACAAGTCACTTTTGGCAGCATTCGCATTGATTTTAAATCACATACGGTTTATTTGAATGGCGCCAGCCTTTCGATCACGCCCCGTGATCTGTCGCTGCTCATGTTCCTTGCCGAGCATCCGAACCAGATTTTTTACCGCGAGCAGTTAATAGATAAAGTATGGGGCATGGATTATGAGGGCAGCGACCGCGCGGTAGATTTGGCCATTAAGCGTTTGCGCAAGCTGCTGCTGCATTGGCCGCCAGAAGAAGGAGAAATCCGCACCTTGCGGGGGACGGGGTATATGCTTTATGCCAACACCCAATAA
- a CDS encoding aminoglycoside adenylyltransferase domain-containing protein, with protein MPNDRGNYQSDDDYICGGYDDADLAAHIAVTYHRGIAVYGKAIREVFQPIDELFYIKSILYDVQNAATDIIETPMYISLNLCRVLFFLREGAVSLAAFTTVFQKLLSEMPFFSIMHLCEPLGCVPSPFPSPDIPLTQ; from the coding sequence ATGCCTAATGATCGCGGAAACTATCAATCCGACGACGATTATATTTGTGGCGGATATGACGATGCAGATTTAGCGGCCCATATTGCAGTAACCTATCATCGCGGGATTGCTGTATACGGCAAAGCCATTCGTGAAGTTTTCCAGCCCATTGACGAGCTTTTTTATATCAAGTCCATCCTCTATGATGTTCAAAATGCAGCAACGGATATTATTGAAACACCGATGTACATATCCTTAAATCTTTGCCGGGTTTTGTTTTTCTTAAGAGAAGGTGCCGTATCTTTGGCGGCATTCACAACGGTATTTCAGAAGCTTTTATCTGAAATGCCGTTTTTCTCAATTATGCATTTATGTGAGCCATTAGGCTGCGTCCCCTCGCCCTTCCCCTCTCCCGACATCCCCCTGACTCAATAA
- a CDS encoding HAMP domain-containing sensor histidine kinase produces the protein MPTPNNRRQTLLSRWTFRYVLTLFIGLLAIGLVSIFWIRQETLHERKQNLKAFAMVASQYVSNENGKIVIPGNFYEWIDRTQRRYSLPGQFSLRIFDHSGNVIFLKQGPGDGEVAPAVPPLSGELNVTISNEQYTLTTPIWGENKEEAIGSIVISYAYKELVHVNQNYRLIASLLLGSGLLGWLIIFFLSRNLRRPIKQLAEALNQMEAGNYQVVVPNHVKEKEIHDLLVSFQTMAARLGTLEELRTELLAGVTHELKTPISSIHGLIHAVRDQVVAEEEAEEFLDISLQQTRRLQHMVTDLLDFNAFASGKISVRQDSLDLGKLVGEIVYQWGLLDPVEGLELTADIPSGAFLAVGDASRIQQIIVNLLNNSRQALQGRGRIHVSLSQSSAGSYEMIVQDNGPGIPDEEQKNIFERYFRGERNKLSVGGLGLGLTYSRMLAIAMGGQLNLKHSTPQGTTFQLLLPKQQ, from the coding sequence ATGCCAACACCCAATAATCGCCGCCAAACGCTGCTCAGCCGCTGGACCTTTCGTTACGTGCTCACCTTATTCATTGGACTGCTTGCCATCGGATTGGTATCGATTTTCTGGATTCGCCAGGAAACGCTGCATGAGCGGAAGCAAAATCTCAAAGCCTTTGCAATGGTCGCCTCGCAGTATGTGAGCAATGAGAACGGAAAAATAGTCATTCCGGGCAATTTCTATGAATGGATCGACCGCACCCAGCGCCGTTACTCGCTGCCAGGGCAATTTTCGCTGCGCATATTTGATCATAGCGGGAACGTTATTTTTCTTAAACAGGGTCCCGGAGACGGTGAAGTTGCTCCGGCTGTGCCTCCACTTTCGGGCGAGTTGAACGTCACCATATCGAATGAGCAATACACGCTGACAACTCCCATATGGGGCGAAAATAAAGAAGAGGCGATCGGATCGATTGTCATTTCCTACGCCTATAAGGAGTTAGTCCATGTTAATCAGAACTATCGCCTCATTGCTTCTCTGCTCCTTGGCTCAGGCTTGCTTGGCTGGCTCATCATTTTCTTTCTATCTCGAAATTTAAGAAGGCCGATCAAGCAGCTCGCCGAAGCACTCAATCAGATGGAGGCTGGCAATTATCAGGTCGTCGTTCCCAACCATGTGAAGGAAAAAGAAATACACGATCTGCTAGTGTCATTCCAGACGATGGCTGCACGCCTCGGCACATTGGAAGAGCTGCGGACGGAGCTGCTTGCCGGCGTGACCCATGAGCTGAAAACACCGATTTCCTCCATTCATGGCCTTATTCATGCCGTTCGCGATCAAGTGGTTGCTGAGGAGGAGGCTGAGGAATTTCTCGACATCTCCTTGCAGCAGACACGCCGGCTTCAGCATATGGTCACCGACCTGCTGGATTTCAATGCCTTTGCTTCCGGCAAAATCAGCGTTCGGCAGGACTCGCTTGATCTCGGCAAGCTGGTTGGAGAAATTGTGTACCAATGGGGATTGCTTGATCCTGTAGAGGGGCTCGAGCTAACAGCCGATATTCCAAGCGGAGCTTTCCTAGCTGTCGGGGACGCCAGCCGCATTCAGCAAATTATTGTGAATTTGCTGAACAATAGCAGACAAGCGCTGCAGGGTCGCGGCCGCATCCATGTATCCCTATCGCAATCATCAGCTGGCAGCTATGAAATGATTGTTCAGGATAACGGTCCCGGCATACCGGATGAGGAGCAGAAAAATATTTTTGAGCGATACTTTCGCGGTGAGCGTAACAAGCTTTCTGTCGGCGGCCTCGGCCTTGGTCTAACCTACAGCCGGATGCTTGCCATCGCCATGGGAGGCCAGCTGAATTTGAAGCACAGCACACCGCAGGGAACGACGTTCCAGCTACTGCTTCCTAAGCAGCAGTAA